In Procambarus clarkii isolate CNS0578487 chromosome 25, FALCON_Pclarkii_2.0, whole genome shotgun sequence, the following proteins share a genomic window:
- the LOC123756516 gene encoding cuticle protein 21, with the protein MAAQVIIFSCLILVASALPQNYRAKPPGHSAGAGHPGSGAYNPQAHIEGKTDSKSANQYHSAVEYQNPGAAGGYHNTQSAGYQNGAGGGGGGYQSPAAGHQSPAPVAYQGPAYQGYDQGSGAGGYQSLESPGYRVGGGILFGGLSADDQKKIAAHEHDGTTFHGPSQPHTFGYTVEDSYYGNQHAHNEYSDGKTTKGSYRVLLPDGRTQVVTYSADAKSGFMAQVSYEGKAKPYQHQPEKAAPGHQQPHASSHAPSYNPQQQAPAYQQAQYRPAA; encoded by the exons GTAATAATATTCTCGTGCCTCATTCTGGTGGCTTCAGCGCTTCCTCAGAACTACCGAGCCAAGCCCCCTGGACACTCGGCGGGCGCTGGCCACCCGGGCTCCGGAGCCTACAACCCACAGGCACACATTGAGGGCAAAACAGACTCGAAGTCTGCCAACCAGTATCATTCCGCCGTAGAGTACCAGAACCCTGGGGCAGCTGGAGGCTACCACAACACCCAATCTGCAGGTTACCAAAATggcgcaggaggaggaggaggaggctatcaGAGCCCTGCTGCAGGCCACCAATCCCCGGCACCTGTAGCCTATCAAGGCCCTGCATACCAAGGGTATGATCAGGGCTCGGGAGCCGGAGGGTACCAGAGCCTCGAGTCTCCTGGGTATAGAGTAGGCGGAGGTATACTCTTCGGTGGTCTCTCTGCCGACGACCAGAAGAAGATCGCGGCCCACGAGCACGACGGCACCACCTTCCACGGCCCCAGTCAG CCACACACGTTCGGTTACACCGTCGAGGACTCTTACTACGGGAACCAGCACGCCCACAACGAGTACTCCGACGGGAAGACGACTAAGGGATCATACCGGGTCCTGCTCCCTGACGGCCGCACGCAAGTTGTCACCTACTCGGCCGACGCAAAGAGCGGCTTCATGGCTCAAGTCTCTTACGAAGGCAAGGCCAAGCCCTACCAACACCAACCCGAGAAGGCCGCCCCTGGACATCAGCAGCCACACGCTTCAAGTCACGCTCCGTCCTACAACCCCCAGCAGCAGGCGCCCGCATACCAGCAAGCACAGTACCGGCCCGCCGCCTAG